The following coding sequences are from one Gossypium raimondii isolate GPD5lz chromosome 4, ASM2569854v1, whole genome shotgun sequence window:
- the LOC105779609 gene encoding uncharacterized protein LOC105779609 — protein MAPPPGPYSGTSTLALVARASAFSFGLVYGSFKLKYLKMKAKSQRKAEAKAHH, from the exons ATGGCGCCGCCACCTGGACCTTACTCCGGCACCAGCACTCTCGCTCTC gtGGCTCGTGCATCTGCTTTTTCTTTTGGACTTGTTTATGGGAGCTTTAAGCTCAAGTACCTCAAG ATGAAGGCAAAGTCTCAAAGGAAAGCTGAAGCAAAGGCACACCATTGA
- the LOC105779608 gene encoding auxin-induced protein X15, with protein MGIRLLEMMLHAKQIIRRRSHSKQQCSYRTSSDSKVVNIVPKGHFAVYVGDEEKNKRFVVPISYLKHPLFQALLRQAEEEFGFDYPVRGLIVPCAEEEFIKLTRISNA; from the coding sequence ATGGGGATTCGGTTACTGGAGATGATGCTTCACGCGAAGCAGATTATCAGAAGACGGTCACACTCGAAGCAACAGTGCTCATACAGAACATCGTCGGATAGTAAAGTGGTAAACATTGTCCCAAAAGGCCATTTCGCGGTTTACGTCGGGGACGAAGAGAAGAACAAGAGATTTGTGGTTCCGATCTCGTACTTGAAGCACCCTTTGTTCCAAGCTTTGTTAAGGCAAGCCGAGGAAGAGTTTGGTTTCGATTATCCGGTGAGGGGTCTTATTGTTCCATGTGCCGAAGAGGAATTCATCAAGCTAACTCGAATAAGTAATGCGTGA